Proteins found in one Paralichthys olivaceus isolate ysfri-2021 chromosome 19, ASM2471397v2, whole genome shotgun sequence genomic segment:
- the myh6 gene encoding myosin-6 — MGDALMAEFGKAAPYLRKSDKERLEAQTRPFDIKTECFVIDDKVEYVKGQIQSKDGGMVTVKKDDGTTVTVKESDVHPQNPPKFDKIEDMAMFTFLHEPAVLFNLKERYAAWMIYTYSGLFCVTVNPYKWLPVYDSEVVAAYRGKKRTEAPPHIFSISDNAYQYMLTDRENQSVLITGESGAGKTVNTKRVIQYFASIAAVGGGAKKDTSKGTLEDQIIQANPALEAFGNAKTLRNDNSSRFGKFIRIHFGTSGKLSSADIETYLLEKSRVTFQLKAERDYHIFYQILSNQKPELLDMLLITNNPYDYSYISQGEVTVSSINDSEELMATDSAFDVLGFTPEEKMGVYKLTGAIMHYGNMKFKQKQREEQAEPDGTEAADKSAYLMGLNSADLIKGLCHPRVKVGNEYVTKGQSVDQVYYAVGALAKSVYEKMFSWMVVRINQSLDTKQHRQYFIGVLDIAGFEIFDLNTFEQLCINYTNEKLQQFFNHHMFVLEQEEYKKEGIDWEFIDFGMDLQACIDLIEKPLGILSILEEECMFPKASDQTFKSKLYDNHLGKNKMFEKPKAAKGKAEAHFALVHYAGTVDYNIAGWLVKNKDPLNETVVGLYQKSSLKLLSLLFSSYSGTDGGDKGSGKGAKKKGSSFQTVSALHRENLNKLMNNLKTTHPHFVRCLIPNEKKNPGVMDNCLVMHQLRCNGVLEGIRICRKGFPNRVLYGDFKQRYRILNASAIPEGQFIDCKKSAEKLLGSLDIDHTQYKFGHTKVFFKAGLLGTLEEMRDEQLSRIITRIQANARALLMRAQFAKLVERRDALMVIQWNLRSFLGVKNWPWMKLFFKIKPLLKSAESEKEMANIKDEFNKLKEALEKSEARRKEIEEKTVTLLQEKNDLTLQIQSEQDTLTDAEERCEQLIKSKIQLEAKLKEMTERLEDEEELNADLTAKKRKLEDESSELKKDIDDLELTLAKVEKEKHATENKVKNLTEEMASQDENIMKLTKEKKALQEAHQQTLDDLQSEEDKANSLNKAKVKLEQQVDDLEGSLEQEKKVRMDLERSKRKLEGDLKLTQESLMDLDNDKQQLEEKLKKKDFEIVQINSRLEDEQVASVQLQKKLKENQARIEELEEELDAERAARAKVEKQRSDLSRELEDISERLEEAGGATSAQVELSKKRDAEFQKLRRELEESTLHHDSTAATLRKKHADSVAELGEQIDNLQRVKQKLEKEKSELKLELDDLSSNMESVVKAKSNIEKICRTMEDNMNEYKSKYEEAQRSVNDLNTQRAKLLTENGEFGRQLEEKECLISQLTRGKNSYNQQVEDLRRQLEEEIKAKNALAHAVQSARHDCDLLREQFEEEQEAKAELQRALSKTNTEVSAWRTKYETDGIQRTEELEEAKKKLVQRLQEAEEAIEAVNAKCSSLEKTKHRLQNEIEDLMLDLERSNAASAALDKKQRAFDKVLAEWKQKFEESQCELEASQKEARSLSTELFKLRNAYEESLDQLETMKRENKNLQEEISDLTDQLGEGGRSAHELEKIRKQLEQEKAELQSALEEAEGSLEHEESKILRAQLEFNQVKAEMERKVAEKDEEMEQAKRNYQRMLESLQSSLESETRSRNEALRIKKKMEGDLNEMEIQLCQANRQAADAQKQLKSLQAFLKDTQLQLDETQHGNEDLRENIALLERRNNLIQAELEEVRAALEQTERSRKLAEQELTDASERMQLLHSQNTSLINQKKKHETDLLHLQNEIEEAIQENRNAEEKAKKAITDAAMMAEELKKEQDTSAHLERMKKNMEQTIKDLQHRLDEAEQIAMKGGKKQLQKLEAHIKELENELEAEQRRGTESIKGVRKYERRIKELTYQTEEDRKNMARLQDLVDKLQLKVKSYKHAAEEAEEAANTNMAKLRKLQHELEEAEERADIAESQVNKLRAKTRDGSSKKGLDE; from the coding sequence ATGGGTGATGCTCTGATGGCCGAGTTTGGGAAGGCGGCTCCTTACCTTAGAAAGTCAGACAAAGAGCGCCTGGAAGCTCAGACCAGACCTTTTGACATCAAGACTGAATGTTTTGTAATTGACGATAAAGTTGAATATGTGAAGGGACAAATCCAGAGCAAAGACGGAGGGATGGTGACTGTCAAGAAGGATGATGGAACAACTGTAACTGTGAAGGAGTCCGATGTTCACCCACAGAACCcgccaaaatttgataaaattgAAGACATGGCAATGTTCACTTTCCTCCATGAGCCTGCAGTGCTGTTCAACCTCAAAGAGCGTTACGCAGCGTGGATGATCTACACCTACTCTGGGCTCTTCTGTGTCACCGTCAACCCCTACAAGTGGCTTCCTGTCTACGACTCTGAGGTGGTGGCAGCCTACAGGGGGAAGAAGAGAACCGAGGCCCCCCCTCATATCTTCTCAATCTCTGATAATGCCTACCAGTACATgctgactgacagagagaacCAGTCCGTCCTCATCACCGGAGAATCcggagcaggaaagactgtgaACACTAAAAGAGTCATCCAGTACTTTGCCAGCATTGCAGCTGTTGGTGGTGGAGCCAAAAAAGACACCAGCAAGGGTACACTAGAGGATCAAATCATCCAGGCAAATCCTGCACTGGAGGCCTTTGGCAACGCCAAAACATTGAGAAATGACAATTCATCTCGTTTTGGAAAATTCATTCGAATTCACTTTGGTACGAGTGGCAAACTGTCATCTGCCGACATCGAGACGTACCTGCTGGAGAAGTCACGCGTCACTTTTCAGCTTAAGGCTGAAAGGGACTATCACATTTTCTACCAGATCCTTTCTAATCAAAAGCCAGAGCTGCTGGACATGCTGCTGATCACCAACAACCCGTATGACTACTCCTACATCTCCCAAGGAGAGGTAACAGTATCATCCATCAATGACTCGGAGGAGCTGATGGCCACCGACAGTGCTTTCGATGTGCTCGGCTTCACTCCAGAAGAGAAGATGGGTGTCTATAAACTTACCGGTGCCATCATGCACTACGGCAACATGAAGTTCAAACAGAAGCAGCGTGAGGAGCAGGCTGAACCTGATGGAACGGAGGCTGCTGATAAATCAGCTTACCTGATGGGGCTGAACTCTGCTGACCTCATCAAAGGCCTGTGTCATCCCAGGGTCAAGGTAGGAAATGAATATGTCACCAAAGGCCAAAGTGTGGACCAAGTTTACTATGCCGTTGGTGCTCTGGCTAAGTCAGTGTATGAAAAGATGTTTAGCTGGATGGTGGTGAGAATTAACCAATCCCTGGACACCAAACAGCACCGACAGTACTTCATAGGAGTGCTGGACATTGCTGGATTTGAGATCTTTGATTTAAACACCTTCGAGCAGCTGTGCATCAATTACACTAATGAGAAACTGCAACAGTTTTTCAACcatcacatgtttgtgttggaaCAAGAGGAGTACAAGAAGGAAGGGATTGATTGGGAGTTCATTGACTTTGGGATGGACTTACAAGCGTGTATTGACCTAATTGAGAAGCCGCTTGGGATCCTGTCAATTCTGGAGGAAGAATGCATGTTTCCCAAAGCCAGTGACCAGACTTTTAAGTCCAAGCTCTACGATAATCATCTGGGCAAGAACAAGATGTTTGAGAAGCCGAAGGCAGCAAAGGGGAAAGCAGAAGCTCATTTTGCTCTGGTTCACTATGCTGGTACTGTGGACTACAACATCGCTGGTTGGCTGGTCAAAAACAAAGATCCCCTGAATGAAACAGTGGTTGGTCTTTACCAGAAATCCTCTCTGAAGCTCCTCAGTCTGTTGTTTTCAAGTTATTCAGGGACTGATGGTGGTGACAAGGGAAGTGGCAAAGGAGCCAAAAAGAAAGGCTCCTCATTCCAGACGGTGTCTGCACTTCACAGGGAGAACCTGAATAAGCTAATGAACAACCTGAAGACCACACATCCTCACTTTGTCCGCTGTCTAATTCCAAATGAGAAGAAAAACCCAGGAGTCATGGACAACTGCCTTGTGATGCACCAGTTGCGCTGTAATGGTGTCCTAGAAGGCATCAGAATATGCAGGAAGGGTTTCCCAAACAGGGTGCTGTATGGCGACTTCAAACAGCGGTACAGGATCCTGAATGCCTCTGCCATTCCTGAGGGTCAATTCATTGACTGTAAGAAAAGTGCTGAAAAGTTGCTGGGATCACTGGACATTGACCACACCCAGTACAAGTTTGGCCACACAAAGGTTTTCTTTAAAGCTGGCTTGCTGGGAACTCTCGAGGAAATGCGAGATGAGCAACTCTCTCGGATCATCACCAGGATCCAGGCTAATGCCCGGGCACTCCTCATGAGGGCACAGTTTGCTAAACTAGTGGAACGTAGGGATGCTCTGATGGTCATCCAGTGGAACCTTCGCTCTTTCCTTGGTGTAAAAAATTGGCCCTGGATGAAGCTGTTCTTCAAGATCAAACCTTTGCTAAAGAGCGCTGAATCCGAGAAAGAGATGGCCAACATTAAAGATGAGTTCAACAAGCTAAAAGAAGCGCTGGAGAAATCAGAAGCAAGACGAAAGGAAATAGAGGAGAAAACGGTGACTCTTCTCCAAGAGAAGAATGATCTGACTCTGCAAATCCAGTCTGAACAGGATACTCTGACAGATGCTGAAGAACGCTGTGAACAGCTTATTAAGAGCAAGATTCAACTGGAGGCCAAGCTGAAAGAGATGACAGAAAGACTCGAAGATGAAGAAGAGCTGAATGCAGACCTCACAGCTAAAAAACGTAAACTTGAGGATGAAAGCTCTGAGTTGAAAAAAGATATCGATGACCTGGAGCTGACTTTGGCCAAAGTTGAGAAAGAGAAACACGCTACAGAGAATAAGGTGAAAAACCTAACAGAGGAAATGGCTTCCCAGGATGAGAACATCATGAAACTGACCAAAGAGAAGAAGGCACTGCAGGAGGCTCACCAGCAGACACTGGATGACCTTCAGAGTGAAGAGGACAAAGCCAACAGTTTAAACAAAGCTAAAGTTAAGCTGGAACAACAGGTAGATGATTTGGAGGGCTCACTGGAGCAAGAGAAGAAAGTCAGGATGGACCTTGAGCGTTCAAAGAGGAAGCTCGAGGGAGACCTGAAACTGACCCAGGAGAGTTTGATGGACTTGGACAATGATAAACAACAGCTGGAAGAAAAGCTCAAGAAAAAAGACTTTGAAATTGTCCAAATAAATTCAAGACTAGAAGATGAACAGGTGGCTTCAGTTCAGCTCCAGAAGAAGCTGAAAGAAAACCAGGCGAGAATTGAGGAGCTTGAAGAGGAGCTGGATGCTGAGCGTGCAGCCCGTGCCAAAGTGGAGAAGCAGCGCTCCGATCTTTCCCGTGAGCTGGAGGACATCAGCGAACGCCTGGAAGAAGCAGGTGGAGCAACATCGGCTCAGGTGGAGCTGAGTAAGAAAAGAGATGCTGAATTTCAGAAGCTGCGAAGGGAACTGGAAGAATCAACCCTCCACCATGACTCTACTGCTGCCACCCTGAGGAAGAAACATGCAGACAGTGTCGCTGAACTGGGTGAGCAGATTGACAACCTGCAGCGAGTGAAACAGaagctggagaaagaaaagagtgagcTTAAACTTGAGTTGGATGACTTGTCTTCTAACATGGAGAGTGTTGTGAAGGCCAAGTCAAACATTGAGAAGATATGTCGTACAATGGAAGACAACATGAATGAGTACAAGAGTAAATATGAGGAAGCTCAACGAAGTGTCAATGACTTAAATACCCAGAGGGCCAAGCTGCTCACTGAAAATGGGGAATTTGGACgccagctggaggagaaggagtgtCTAATTTCACAACTGACTAGAGGGAAGAATTCATACAACCAGCAGGTAGAAGATCTACGCAGGCAGCTAGAAGAAGAGATCAAGGCAAAGAATGCACTTGCCCATGCTGTGCAGTCTGCTCGTCATGACTGTGATCTGCTCCGAGAACAGTTTGAAGAAGAGCAAGAAGCAaaggctgagctgcagagagcTCTGTCCAAAACGAACACTGAGGTCTCAGCATGGAGGACAAAATATGAAACTGATGGAATTCAGAGAACAGAAGAGTTGGAAGAAGCCAAAAAGAAGCTTGTTCAGAGActgcaggaagcagaggaggccATTGAGGCAGTGAACGCAAAGTGTTCATCTCTTGAGAAGACCAAACATCGCCTCCAAAATGAGATTGAAGACCTAATGCTGGACCTCGAGAGATCCAATGCAGCATCTGCAGCACTGGACAAGAAGCAAAGAGCCTTTGACAAAGTTTTGGCAGAGTGGAAGCAAAAATTTGAGGAGTCACAGTGTGAGTTGGAGGCCTCCCAGAAGGAGGCTCGGTCTCTGAGTACTGAACTCTTCAAACTGAGAAATGCCTATGAAGAGAGTCTGGATCAACTCGAGacaatgaagagagagaacaaaaacCTCCAGGAGGAGATCTCGGACCTCACTGACCAGCTGGGGGAGGGTGGTAGAAGTGCCCATGAACTGGAGAAGATTCGGAAGCAGCTTGAACAAGAAAAGGCTGAGCTCCAGTCAGCACTGGAGGAGGCAGAAGGTTCCCTGGAGCATGAAGAGAGCAAGATCCTGCGAGCTCAACTTGAATTCAACCAGGTGAAGGCCGAGATGGAGCGGAAAGTGGCTGAGAAAGACGAGGAAATGGAGCAGGCCAAGAGAAACTACCAACGCATGCTTGAGTCACTTCAGTCCTCTCTGGAATCTGAGACCAGAAGCCGCAATGAGGCCCTAAGAATCAAGAAGAAGATGGAAGGTGATCTAAACGAGATGGAGATTCAGCTCTGCCAAGCTAATAGGCAAGCAGCTGACGCCCAAAAACAGCTCAAGAGCCTCCAGGCCTTCCTGAAGGACACTCAACTGCAGCTGGATGAGACACAACATGGCAATGAGGACCTGAGAGAGAACATCGCTCTCCTTGAAAGACGAAACAACCTGATCCAGGCTGAGCTTGAGGAAGTGAGGGCTGCCCTCGAGCAAACGGAAAGAAGTCGGAAACTTGCTGAACAGGAGCTGACTGATGCAAGTGAGCGAATGCAACTTCTACACTCACAGAACACTAGCCTGATCAACCAGAAGAAGAAGCATGAAACAgatctcctccacctgcagaaTGAGATTGAGGAGGCCATACAGGAAAACCGCAATGCTGAGGAGAAGGCAAAGAAGGCCATCACAGATGCAGCCATGATGGCTGAGGAGCTCAAGAAGGAGCAGGACACCAGTGCCCATCTGGAGCGCATGAAGAAGAACATGGAGCAGACCATCAAAGACCTGCAACACCGTCTGGACGAGGCCGAGCAAATCGCCATGAAGGGCGGCAAGAAGCAGCTTCAGAAACTGGAGGCTCACATCAAAGAGCTGGAGAATGAGCTAGAGGCCGAGCAGAGGAGGGGAACCGAATCTATCAAAGGAGTTCGCAAGTATGAACGCCGCATCAAGGAGCTCACCTACCAGACTGAGGAAGACCGCAAGAACATGGCTCGCCTCCAGGACCTTGTGGACAAACTACAGCTCAAGGTAAAATCCTACAAACATGcagctgaggaggctgaggaggcgGCAAATACCAACATGGCCAAACTCCGCAAACTGCAGCACGAGTTGGAGGAGGCGGAAGAGAGAGCCGACATTGCCGAGTCACAGGTGAACAAGCTAAGGGCAAAGACCAGGGATGGATCCTCCAAGAAGGGCCTGGATGAGTGA
- the bub1ba gene encoding mitotic checkpoint serine/threonine-protein kinase BUB1 beta isoform X2, with protein sequence MAELHVNTQSAQSGAGPEEKGGARQVSEYCKDLLTRGREELSLEELRAERYFLQRQRNVEERLKSLTEMKELLSHELEEKKKLLLLRTSQQVLHEASSQTSDSCRPAVSSFQIYDESQSTAARPAGNFDLLYDVSLQPDDTGLSLKIQFPRPDCPGGTTGDLKTLVDPHPSSSPHEPGSYTTNNLSPIHETTVEAGTWNLLEDQRQDKNQNQDQSQDQKQQEEIEPGPAGGGVDPCDPEVRQRLLDVCDVTSSPGFHCESRSLPPVSSFLQLGGDVYHIYSRVLDEEMFSIYKGATYDDNVLVKVDRCRIPWDFHQFCRLKKNSSVNSLPLISCFLFLDGCITVYTCPPDHMFTELTECEDSAVRKSLLLLQLVLELHSCRLLHAALRPSILFATYRGLNLERVFPVDWSSSVDVQQDVTSVQQLSSAHSYITVGLLEPTSPPQLADLVGVAETVHLLLTNSRMVLVKDDDGWTVEQFSQDESCNMFPGTWKTWRRFFRSLLNASGRCSMSVLSDVAEQLSVLLK encoded by the exons ATGGCAGAACTGCACGTGAACACACA GAGTGCTCAGAGTGGGGCGGGGCCTGAGGAGAAGGGCGGGGCCAGACAGGTCAGTGAGTACTGTAAAGATTTGCTGACAAGAGGACGAGAGGAGCTGAGTTTGGAGGAGCTGCGAGCCGAACGCTActtcctgcagagacagaggaacgTGGAGG AGAGACTGAAAAGTCTGACGGAGATGAAGGAACTGCTGAGTCATGAGCtcgaggagaagaagaaactttTACTGCTGAGAACATCACAACAA GTGCTTCATGAAGCCTCCTCTCAGACGTCAGATTCTTGTCGACCAGCTGTTTCCTCCTTCCAGATATACGATGAGTCACAGTCCACTGCTGCACGGCCTGCTGG AAACTTTGACCTGCTCTACGACGTCTCCCTCCAACCTGACGACACAGGACTGAGTCTGAAGATCCAGTTCCCAAGACCAG ATTGTCCCGGAGGAACGACCGGAGACCTCAAGACTCTGGTGGACCCCCATCCCTCCTCCAGCCCTCACGAACCAGGCTCCTATACCACAAACAATTTGAGTCCCATACATGAGACCACTGTGGAAGCTGGAACCTGGAATCTACTGGAAGACCAGAGGCAGGACAAGAACCAGAACCAAGACCAGAGCCAGGaccagaagcagcaggaggagattGAACCTG GACcagcaggggggggggtggatCCCTGTGATCCAGAGGTCCGGCAGCGGCTGTTGGACgtctgtgatgtcacttcctctcCTGGTTTTCATTGCGAGTCTCGATCCCTCCCTCCTGTAAGCAGCTTTTTGCAGCTGG GAGGCGACGTGTATCACATCTACTCAAGAGTCTTAGATGAAGAAATGTTCTCCATTTATAAAGGAGCCACATATGATGACAACGTTCTTGTTAAG GTGGACCGTTGTCGTATTCCGTGGGATTTTCATCAGTTTTGTCGCCTGAAGAAAAACTCATCTGTCAACAGTCTCCCTCTTatcagctgtttcctgtttctggATGGCTGCATCACCGTCTACACCTGTCCACCTGACCACATGTTCACC gagctgACGGAGTGTGAGGACTCGGCTGTTCGCAaatctctcctcctgctgcagttgGTGTTGGAGCTTCACTCCTGCCGCTTGCTTCATGCGGCGCTGCGGCCTAGCATCCTCTTCGCTACTTATCG AGGTCTGAACCTTGAGCGGGTCTTCCCGGTGGACTGGTCGTCATCCGTGGACGTGCAGCAGGACGTCACCTCGGTGCAGCAGCTGTCATCAGCTCACTCTTACATTACAGTCGGTCTCCTGGAGCCAACGTCACCGCCACAGCTG GCAGATCTGGTGGGCGTGGCTGAAactgtccacctcctcctgaccAACAGCAGGATGGTCCTGGTGAAAGACGATGACGGTTGGACAGTCGAGCAGTTCAGCCAAGACGAGTCCTG CAACATGTTTCCGGGGACGTGGAAGACCTGGAGGAGGTTTTTCCGGTCGCTACTGAACGCCAGTGGTCGCTGTTCAATGTCCGTCCTGTCGGACGTGGCGGAGCAGTTGTCGGTTCTCTTAAAGTGA
- the bub1ba gene encoding mitotic checkpoint serine/threonine-protein kinase BUB1 beta isoform X1: MAELHVNTQSAQSGAGPEEKGGARQVSEYCKDLLTRGREELSLEELRAERYFLQRQRNVEERLKSLTEMKELLSHELEEKKKLLLLRTSQQQVLHEASSQTSDSCRPAVSSFQIYDESQSTAARPAGNFDLLYDVSLQPDDTGLSLKIQFPRPDCPGGTTGDLKTLVDPHPSSSPHEPGSYTTNNLSPIHETTVEAGTWNLLEDQRQDKNQNQDQSQDQKQQEEIEPGPAGGGVDPCDPEVRQRLLDVCDVTSSPGFHCESRSLPPVSSFLQLGGDVYHIYSRVLDEEMFSIYKGATYDDNVLVKVDRCRIPWDFHQFCRLKKNSSVNSLPLISCFLFLDGCITVYTCPPDHMFTELTECEDSAVRKSLLLLQLVLELHSCRLLHAALRPSILFATYRGLNLERVFPVDWSSSVDVQQDVTSVQQLSSAHSYITVGLLEPTSPPQLADLVGVAETVHLLLTNSRMVLVKDDDGWTVEQFSQDESCNMFPGTWKTWRRFFRSLLNASGRCSMSVLSDVAEQLSVLLK, encoded by the exons ATGGCAGAACTGCACGTGAACACACA GAGTGCTCAGAGTGGGGCGGGGCCTGAGGAGAAGGGCGGGGCCAGACAGGTCAGTGAGTACTGTAAAGATTTGCTGACAAGAGGACGAGAGGAGCTGAGTTTGGAGGAGCTGCGAGCCGAACGCTActtcctgcagagacagaggaacgTGGAGG AGAGACTGAAAAGTCTGACGGAGATGAAGGAACTGCTGAGTCATGAGCtcgaggagaagaagaaactttTACTGCTGAGAACATCACAACAA CAGGTGCTTCATGAAGCCTCCTCTCAGACGTCAGATTCTTGTCGACCAGCTGTTTCCTCCTTCCAGATATACGATGAGTCACAGTCCACTGCTGCACGGCCTGCTGG AAACTTTGACCTGCTCTACGACGTCTCCCTCCAACCTGACGACACAGGACTGAGTCTGAAGATCCAGTTCCCAAGACCAG ATTGTCCCGGAGGAACGACCGGAGACCTCAAGACTCTGGTGGACCCCCATCCCTCCTCCAGCCCTCACGAACCAGGCTCCTATACCACAAACAATTTGAGTCCCATACATGAGACCACTGTGGAAGCTGGAACCTGGAATCTACTGGAAGACCAGAGGCAGGACAAGAACCAGAACCAAGACCAGAGCCAGGaccagaagcagcaggaggagattGAACCTG GACcagcaggggggggggtggatCCCTGTGATCCAGAGGTCCGGCAGCGGCTGTTGGACgtctgtgatgtcacttcctctcCTGGTTTTCATTGCGAGTCTCGATCCCTCCCTCCTGTAAGCAGCTTTTTGCAGCTGG GAGGCGACGTGTATCACATCTACTCAAGAGTCTTAGATGAAGAAATGTTCTCCATTTATAAAGGAGCCACATATGATGACAACGTTCTTGTTAAG GTGGACCGTTGTCGTATTCCGTGGGATTTTCATCAGTTTTGTCGCCTGAAGAAAAACTCATCTGTCAACAGTCTCCCTCTTatcagctgtttcctgtttctggATGGCTGCATCACCGTCTACACCTGTCCACCTGACCACATGTTCACC gagctgACGGAGTGTGAGGACTCGGCTGTTCGCAaatctctcctcctgctgcagttgGTGTTGGAGCTTCACTCCTGCCGCTTGCTTCATGCGGCGCTGCGGCCTAGCATCCTCTTCGCTACTTATCG AGGTCTGAACCTTGAGCGGGTCTTCCCGGTGGACTGGTCGTCATCCGTGGACGTGCAGCAGGACGTCACCTCGGTGCAGCAGCTGTCATCAGCTCACTCTTACATTACAGTCGGTCTCCTGGAGCCAACGTCACCGCCACAGCTG GCAGATCTGGTGGGCGTGGCTGAAactgtccacctcctcctgaccAACAGCAGGATGGTCCTGGTGAAAGACGATGACGGTTGGACAGTCGAGCAGTTCAGCCAAGACGAGTCCTG CAACATGTTTCCGGGGACGTGGAAGACCTGGAGGAGGTTTTTCCGGTCGCTACTGAACGCCAGTGGTCGCTGTTCAATGTCCGTCCTGTCGGACGTGGCGGAGCAGTTGTCGGTTCTCTTAAAGTGA
- the LOC109645342 gene encoding serine/threonine-protein kinase PAK 6-like: MEMFSRRKKKRRPEISAPQDVKHRVHTSFNATTGRYVGLPPQWQSVIDTLRRPRPLVDPSKITEVELGPKKTIVRGSFVGHGDYISHVISQMSHLSVSSSNSLSCRSLLARKRAWSLGGLLESSQCEELSCHGDVGKRDSSSTYWQDRVCSKAGSPKLNGAPQRGKSTCQVWSEATPQRTGVWSAHSEGAGLTSCNDSLRMRAAVNHLPNLLSSAKEAPRRPRSSYDLKLTSPPLPLLLPPPNRTSSPFITGRGLPQRSLHPSASFNVTLMPQSQSRNFPTGSPAHLPTQLCPPSSQQTELDGRRENVSHEQFKVALQMVVDPGDPRTTLDNFVKIGEGSTGVVCIAQERLSGQQVAVKMMDVRKQQRRELLFNEVVIMRDYQHQNMVQMYRSALVQEELWVIMEYLQGGALTHIISESRLNEEQIATVSEGVLQALTYLHSQGVIHRDVKSDSILLTLDGRIKLSDFGFCAQISEEVPKRKSLVGTPYWMAPEVISKMPYGPKVDIWSLGIMVVEMVDGEPPYFSDTPINAMMKLRDEAAPSVKNIQRVSLVLLNFLGCMLTRDTLKRSSGTDLLKHPFLLQAGSSCCLVPLVEQHRKRMPLC; encoded by the exons atggagatgtTCAGTCGCAGGAAGAAGAAGCGCAGGCCAGAAATCTCGGCGCCACAAGATGTTAAACATCGCGTGCACACATCATTCAATGCCACCACGGGACGTTATGTGGGTCTGCCGCCACAGTGGCAGAGCGTCATTGACACGCTGAGGAGGCCACGCCCCCTGGTGGACCCTTCTAAGATCACTGAGGTCGAGCTTGGACCCAAGAAG ACGATTGTTCGTGGCAGTTTCGTTGGCCATGGCGATTATATCAGTCATGTGATCTCTCAGATGAGCCATCTCTCCGTCTCAAGCTCCAACTCCCTGAGTTGCAGAAGCCTGTTGGCACGGAAACGAGCCTGGTCACTGGGTGGACTGTTGGAGTCCTCCCAGTGCGAGGAGctcagttgccatggagatgtTGGGAAGCGTGACAGCAGCTCCACCTACTGGCAGGACCGGGTCTGCAGCAAGGCTGGCAGCCCCAAACTGAACGGAGCTCCTCAGAGAGGCAAGTCTACCTGCCAGGTGTGGTCTGAGGCCACGCCCCAGAGGACAGGGGTATGGTCAGCCCACAGTGAGGGGGCGGGGTTGACTTCCTGTAATGACAGTCTAAGAATGAgagcagctgtcaatcacctgCCTAACCTGCTGTCATCTGCCAAAGAAGCTCCCAGAAGGCCACGCTCCTCCTACGACCTCAAA CTGacctcccctccccttcccctcctgctgcctcctccaaATAGAACCAGCAGTCCCTTCATCACAGGGCGAGGTTTACCTCAGCGCTCGCTCCATCCCTCTGCCAGTTTTAACGTGACACTAATGCCCCAGAGCCAGTCTCGCAATTTCCCCACTGGGTCACCAGCCCACCTCCCCACCCAactctgccccccctcctcccagcAGACAGAACTTGATGGACGTCGGGAGAATGTGAGCCATGAGCAGTTTAAGGTGGCGCTGCAGATGGTAGTGGACCCGGGTGACCCGAGGACTACCCTGGACAACTTTGTTAAGATTGGGGAAGGGTCAACAGGCGTTGTCTGCATCGCCCAAGAGAGACTGAGCGGGCAGCAGGTGGCTGTGAAGATGATGGACGTGAGGAAGCAGCAGCGGAGAGAGCTGCTTTTTAATGAG GTGGTGATCATGAGGGACTACCAGCACCAGAACATGGTTCAGATGTACCGCAGTGCTCTGGTGCAGGAGGAACTCTGGGTAATCATGGAGTACCTGCAGGGTGGCGCTCTCACCCACATCATCAGTGAAAGCAG gttgAACGAGGAGCAGATAGCGACAGTGAGTGAGGGCGTTCTGCAGGCGTTAACATACCTTCACTCACAGGGGGTCATTCACAGAGACGTGAAGAGCGACTCCATCCTGCTGACACTGGACGGgagg ATAAAATTGTCAGACTTTGGTTTCTGCGCTCAGATCAGTGAAGAGGTTCCGAAAAGGAAGTCTCTGGTGGGGACTCCTTACTGGATGGCTCCTGAGGTCATCTCTAAAATGCCATACGGCCCCAAG GTGGACATCTGGTCTCTGGGCATCATGGTGGTGGAGATGGTTGATGGAGAGCCGCCATATTTCAGTGACACTCCCATCAACGCGATGATGAAGCTGAGAGACGAAGCAGCACCGAGCGTCAAAAACATCCAGAgg GTGTCTCTGGTGTTACTCAACTTCCTGGGCTGCATGTTGACTCGTGACACGCTGAAGCGTAGCAGCGGCACCGACCTGCTGAAGCACCCATTCCTGCTGCAGGCCGGATCCTCATGCTGCCTGGTACCCCTGGTGGAGCAGCACCGTAAACGCATGCCGCTCTGCTAA